One genomic segment of Gossypium arboreum isolate Shixiya-1 chromosome 3, ASM2569848v2, whole genome shotgun sequence includes these proteins:
- the LOC108475707 gene encoding WAT1-related protein At4g08300-like isoform X1 yields the protein MATVMEIKRTMHIITFFMCVLIYSVLLLQFVKKVETEGKEKNTGDGKTMADKSGSSYSDMYRRFKPHILMVLSQFGYTFLYIFTEACFNHGMNPHVHITYRHVVAGIVMFPFAYFLERKKRPKLTFALFLEIFVLSILGVSLTLNMYFVSLRYTSPTFLAALVNTIASLTFIIAVVFRLEVVNLRNPRGIAKVVGTFVSLVGVTTMTLYKGPAVKNLGPPLVQIQGKSPIHENWLKGSILIVASCLTWSILYIMQAFTLKRYPAPLSLTTWMSFVGAAQSAVFTVIVNHKPASWKMGFNIDFWATLYAGVVCSGLIIFIQLWCTEVKGPVFVTMFNPLSTLLVALLGYFVLGERLYMGSILGGAIVIIGLYLVLWGKDRDQEAQIGTAELPYLAYDHKNDTKAHKILSVEREAPPSEP from the exons ATGGCAACAGTAATGGAGATTAAAAGAACAATGCACATCATCACTTTTTTCATGTGTGTACTTATATACTCAGTTTTGCTTCTTCAGTTTGTTAAGAAAGTTGAAACAGAGGGAAAAGAAAAAAACACCGGCGACGGCAAAACAATGGCAGACAAATCCGGTTCCTCGTATTCGGACATGTACCGGAGGTTCAAGCCTCATATACTTATGGTGCTTAGCCAGTTTGGTTACACTTTCCTATATATTTTCACTGAAGCTTGCTTTAATCATGGAATGAACCCTCATGTCCACATTACGTACCGACATGTTGTAGCCGGCATCGTCATGTTCCCTTTCGCCTATTTTCTGGAAAG AAAAAAGAGGCCAAAGCTGACTTTTGCCCTTTTTCTAGAGATATTTGTTCTCTCCATCTTAGG GGTGAGTTTGACCCTCAACATGTATTTCGTGAGCTTAAGATACACTTCACCAACATTCCTTGCAGCACTGGTGAATACCATAGCTTCATTGACGTTCATAATCGCAGTTGTTTTCAG ATTGGAGGTCGTTAATCTTCGGAATCCACGAGGAATAGCCAAAGTTGTCGGAACTTTTGTCTCCTTGGTCGGTGTAACAACGATGACATTATACAAGGGTCCTGCAGTAAAAAACCTAGGGCCTCCTCTTGTTCAAATTCAAGGCAAATCCCCCATTCATGAGAATTGGTTGAAGGGTTCAATTCTCATTGTTGCAAGCTGCTTAACTTGGTCTATATTATACATCAtgcag GCATTTACACTGAAACGATATCCAGCACCACTGTCATTAACGACATGGATGAGCTTTGTTGGAGCAGCACAATCAGCTGTTTTCACTGTCATTGTGAACCATAAACCAGCTTCTTGGAAAATGGGGTTCAATATTGACTTCTGGGCTACTTTATATGCT GGAGTGGTGTGTTCTGGTCTGATTATCTTTATTCAACTGTGGTGCACCGAAGTGAAAGGACCTGTTTTTGTGACCATGTTCAATCCACTTTCAACGTTATTGGTGGCACTTCTTGGGTATTTCGTCCTTGGTGAAAGGCTTTATATGGGCAGCATATTAGGGGGAGCTATTGTGATAATTGGACTGTATTTGGTGCTGTGGGGAAAAGATCGTGACCAGGAAGCTCAAATTGGCACGGCAGAGCTGCCTTACTTGGCTTATGACCACAAAAACGATACTAAAGCACATAAAATCCTTTCAGTTGAAAGGGAAGCACCGCCATCCGAACCTTGA
- the LOC108475707 gene encoding WAT1-related protein At4g08300-like isoform X2 produces MNLETEKKFVKKVETEGKEKNTGDGKTMADKSGSSYSDMYRRFKPHILMVLSQFGYTFLYIFTEACFNHGMNPHVHITYRHVVAGIVMFPFAYFLERKKRPKLTFALFLEIFVLSILGVSLTLNMYFVSLRYTSPTFLAALVNTIASLTFIIAVVFRLEVVNLRNPRGIAKVVGTFVSLVGVTTMTLYKGPAVKNLGPPLVQIQGKSPIHENWLKGSILIVASCLTWSILYIMQAFTLKRYPAPLSLTTWMSFVGAAQSAVFTVIVNHKPASWKMGFNIDFWATLYAGVVCSGLIIFIQLWCTEVKGPVFVTMFNPLSTLLVALLGYFVLGERLYMGSILGGAIVIIGLYLVLWGKDRDQEAQIGTAELPYLAYDHKNDTKAHKILSVEREAPPSEP; encoded by the exons ATGAATTTGGAAACTGAAAAGAAG TTTGTTAAGAAAGTTGAAACAGAGGGAAAAGAAAAAAACACCGGCGACGGCAAAACAATGGCAGACAAATCCGGTTCCTCGTATTCGGACATGTACCGGAGGTTCAAGCCTCATATACTTATGGTGCTTAGCCAGTTTGGTTACACTTTCCTATATATTTTCACTGAAGCTTGCTTTAATCATGGAATGAACCCTCATGTCCACATTACGTACCGACATGTTGTAGCCGGCATCGTCATGTTCCCTTTCGCCTATTTTCTGGAAAG AAAAAAGAGGCCAAAGCTGACTTTTGCCCTTTTTCTAGAGATATTTGTTCTCTCCATCTTAGG GGTGAGTTTGACCCTCAACATGTATTTCGTGAGCTTAAGATACACTTCACCAACATTCCTTGCAGCACTGGTGAATACCATAGCTTCATTGACGTTCATAATCGCAGTTGTTTTCAG ATTGGAGGTCGTTAATCTTCGGAATCCACGAGGAATAGCCAAAGTTGTCGGAACTTTTGTCTCCTTGGTCGGTGTAACAACGATGACATTATACAAGGGTCCTGCAGTAAAAAACCTAGGGCCTCCTCTTGTTCAAATTCAAGGCAAATCCCCCATTCATGAGAATTGGTTGAAGGGTTCAATTCTCATTGTTGCAAGCTGCTTAACTTGGTCTATATTATACATCAtgcag GCATTTACACTGAAACGATATCCAGCACCACTGTCATTAACGACATGGATGAGCTTTGTTGGAGCAGCACAATCAGCTGTTTTCACTGTCATTGTGAACCATAAACCAGCTTCTTGGAAAATGGGGTTCAATATTGACTTCTGGGCTACTTTATATGCT GGAGTGGTGTGTTCTGGTCTGATTATCTTTATTCAACTGTGGTGCACCGAAGTGAAAGGACCTGTTTTTGTGACCATGTTCAATCCACTTTCAACGTTATTGGTGGCACTTCTTGGGTATTTCGTCCTTGGTGAAAGGCTTTATATGGGCAGCATATTAGGGGGAGCTATTGTGATAATTGGACTGTATTTGGTGCTGTGGGGAAAAGATCGTGACCAGGAAGCTCAAATTGGCACGGCAGAGCTGCCTTACTTGGCTTATGACCACAAAAACGATACTAAAGCACATAAAATCCTTTCAGTTGAAAGGGAAGCACCGCCATCCGAACCTTGA
- the LOC108475707 gene encoding WAT1-related protein At4g08300-like isoform X3 encodes MKQIDFVKKVETEGKEKNTGDGKTMADKSGSSYSDMYRRFKPHILMVLSQFGYTFLYIFTEACFNHGMNPHVHITYRHVVAGIVMFPFAYFLERKKRPKLTFALFLEIFVLSILGVSLTLNMYFVSLRYTSPTFLAALVNTIASLTFIIAVVFRLEVVNLRNPRGIAKVVGTFVSLVGVTTMTLYKGPAVKNLGPPLVQIQGKSPIHENWLKGSILIVASCLTWSILYIMQAFTLKRYPAPLSLTTWMSFVGAAQSAVFTVIVNHKPASWKMGFNIDFWATLYAGVVCSGLIIFIQLWCTEVKGPVFVTMFNPLSTLLVALLGYFVLGERLYMGSILGGAIVIIGLYLVLWGKDRDQEAQIGTAELPYLAYDHKNDTKAHKILSVEREAPPSEP; translated from the exons ATGAAGCAAATTGAT TTTGTTAAGAAAGTTGAAACAGAGGGAAAAGAAAAAAACACCGGCGACGGCAAAACAATGGCAGACAAATCCGGTTCCTCGTATTCGGACATGTACCGGAGGTTCAAGCCTCATATACTTATGGTGCTTAGCCAGTTTGGTTACACTTTCCTATATATTTTCACTGAAGCTTGCTTTAATCATGGAATGAACCCTCATGTCCACATTACGTACCGACATGTTGTAGCCGGCATCGTCATGTTCCCTTTCGCCTATTTTCTGGAAAG AAAAAAGAGGCCAAAGCTGACTTTTGCCCTTTTTCTAGAGATATTTGTTCTCTCCATCTTAGG GGTGAGTTTGACCCTCAACATGTATTTCGTGAGCTTAAGATACACTTCACCAACATTCCTTGCAGCACTGGTGAATACCATAGCTTCATTGACGTTCATAATCGCAGTTGTTTTCAG ATTGGAGGTCGTTAATCTTCGGAATCCACGAGGAATAGCCAAAGTTGTCGGAACTTTTGTCTCCTTGGTCGGTGTAACAACGATGACATTATACAAGGGTCCTGCAGTAAAAAACCTAGGGCCTCCTCTTGTTCAAATTCAAGGCAAATCCCCCATTCATGAGAATTGGTTGAAGGGTTCAATTCTCATTGTTGCAAGCTGCTTAACTTGGTCTATATTATACATCAtgcag GCATTTACACTGAAACGATATCCAGCACCACTGTCATTAACGACATGGATGAGCTTTGTTGGAGCAGCACAATCAGCTGTTTTCACTGTCATTGTGAACCATAAACCAGCTTCTTGGAAAATGGGGTTCAATATTGACTTCTGGGCTACTTTATATGCT GGAGTGGTGTGTTCTGGTCTGATTATCTTTATTCAACTGTGGTGCACCGAAGTGAAAGGACCTGTTTTTGTGACCATGTTCAATCCACTTTCAACGTTATTGGTGGCACTTCTTGGGTATTTCGTCCTTGGTGAAAGGCTTTATATGGGCAGCATATTAGGGGGAGCTATTGTGATAATTGGACTGTATTTGGTGCTGTGGGGAAAAGATCGTGACCAGGAAGCTCAAATTGGCACGGCAGAGCTGCCTTACTTGGCTTATGACCACAAAAACGATACTAAAGCACATAAAATCCTTTCAGTTGAAAGGGAAGCACCGCCATCCGAACCTTGA
- the LOC108475483 gene encoding RING-H2 finger protein ATL16-like — MDLVRKSSQALSPNITSGPPPHLHSSEPSFPIIAIAVIGILATGFLLVSYYIFVIKCCLNWHRIDLLRRFSLSRRRPEDPITPYSPAMEHRGLDESLIRSIPIFQFKKNNGNIDEKTLCECAVCLNEFQEDEKLRMIPNCSHVFHIDCIDVWLQNNANCPLCRTSISSSTINAQSLAPQDPISNGGDEDYVVIELGDNNNRSSSDESISGSPMELKDVEKRGRKLHKGTSMGDEWIDSRNKGAEFGIQPIRRSISMDSSADRQLYLAVQEAIRQKREVNEGISPIEGCSSRVMRRSFFSFSHGRGSKNAILPVYLET; from the coding sequence ATGGATCTTGTAAGGAAAAGCTCACAAGCACTTTCACCAAATATCACATCTGGTCCTCCTCCTCATTTACATTCATCAGAACCAAGTTTCCCCATTATAGCTATAGCTGTAATAGGGATTTTAGCCACTGGTTTCTTGTTAGTAAGCTACTACATCTTCGTCATCAAATGCTGTCTGAATTGGCACAGGATTGATCTTCTAAGACGATTTTCATTATCTAGAAGACGACCCGAAGACCCAATAACGCCTTACTCTCCAGCAATGGAACATAGAGGGTTAGATGAATCGTTGATAAGATCAATCCCAATATTCCAATTCAAGAAAAACAATGGGAACATCGATGAAAAGACCCTTTGTGAATGTGCTGTTTGTTTGAATGAGTTTCAAGAAGACGAGAAGCTAAGGATGATACCAAATTGCAGCCATGTTTTTCATATAGATTGCATTGATGTTTGGCTTCAAAACAATGCGAATTGCCCACTTTGCAGAACGAGTATTTCGAGTAGTACCATCAATGCACAAAGCTTAGCTCCACAAGATCCAATCAGTAATGGTGGTGATGAAGATTATGTGGTGATTGAACTAGGTGATAATAATAACCGTAGTTCAAGCGATGAGTCAATTAGTGGTTCACCTATGGAGCTCAAGGATGTGGAGAAACGAGGAAGGAAGTTGCATAAAGGGACAAGCATGGGGGATGAATGGATTGATAGTAGAAACAAAGGTGCAGAGTTTGGGATTCAACCAATAAGGAGGTCGATTTCAATGGATTCATCAGCAGATCGGCAGCTATATTTAGCTGTTCAAGAAGCTATAAGACAGAAAAGGGAAGTGAATGAGGGTATTAGCCCCATTGAAGGTTGCAGTAGCAGAGTGATGAGAAGGTCTTTCTTCTCTTTTAGTCATGGTAGAGGGTCTAAAAATGCAATTTTACCTGTTTATTTGGAGACATAA